One part of the Lapillicoccus jejuensis genome encodes these proteins:
- the typA gene encoding translational GTPase TypA yields the protein MASRTRDDIRNVAIVAHVDHGKTTLVDKMLWQSGAFGEHQHVDERAMDSGDLEREKGITILAKNTAVHYRGKAASEAGLADGVTINIIDTPGHADFGGEVERGLSMVDGVVLLVDASEGPLPQTRFVLRKALAAKMPVILCINKVDRPDARIAEVVDETYELFLDLDADEHQIEFPIVYASAKAGRASLTRPEDGGMPDGDDLEPLFSTILSTIPAPVYDDAAPLQAHVTNLDSSNFLGRLALLRVFNGTITKGQQVTWCRHDGSQTRVKITELLMTEALERKPAESAGPGDIIAVAGIPDITIGETLADPEDPRPLPLITVDEPAISMTIGTNTSPMVGRVRGSKVTARMVKDRLDKELVGNVSLRILPTERPDTWEVQGRGELALAILVEQMRREGYELTVGKPQVVTREVDGKLHEPVERLTIDTPEEHLGTITQIMAARKGRMEQMTNHGTGWIRMEFLVPSRGLIGFRTEFLTETRGTGIAHHVFEDYEPWHGTITTRTSGSLVSDRSGVVTAYAMVNLQERGVLFTEPTTEVYEGMIVGENSRADDMDVNITKEKKLTNVRASSSDNFEKIVPPRALSLEQSLEFCREDECVEVTPEAVRIRKVVLDATERARTASRARSAAKASAQ from the coding sequence ATGGCCAGCAGGACCCGAGACGACATCCGTAACGTCGCCATCGTCGCCCACGTCGACCACGGCAAGACCACCCTCGTGGACAAGATGCTGTGGCAGTCGGGCGCGTTCGGCGAGCACCAGCACGTGGACGAGCGAGCGATGGACTCGGGCGACCTCGAGCGCGAGAAGGGCATCACCATCCTCGCCAAGAACACCGCGGTGCACTACCGCGGCAAGGCGGCGAGCGAGGCCGGGCTGGCCGACGGCGTGACGATCAACATCATCGACACCCCCGGTCACGCCGACTTCGGCGGCGAGGTCGAGCGCGGTCTGTCCATGGTCGACGGCGTCGTCCTGCTCGTCGACGCCTCCGAGGGCCCGCTGCCGCAGACCCGCTTCGTCCTGCGCAAGGCGCTCGCCGCGAAGATGCCGGTCATCCTGTGCATCAACAAGGTCGACCGCCCCGACGCCCGCATCGCCGAGGTCGTCGACGAGACCTACGAGCTCTTCCTCGACCTCGACGCCGACGAGCACCAGATCGAGTTCCCCATCGTCTACGCGTCGGCCAAGGCCGGTCGCGCGTCGCTGACCCGTCCCGAGGACGGCGGCATGCCCGACGGGGACGACCTCGAGCCGCTCTTCTCGACGATCCTGTCGACGATCCCCGCGCCGGTGTACGACGACGCCGCGCCCCTGCAGGCGCACGTCACCAACCTCGACTCGAGCAACTTCCTCGGCCGCCTGGCCCTGCTGCGCGTCTTCAACGGCACGATCACCAAGGGCCAGCAGGTCACCTGGTGCCGCCACGACGGCTCGCAGACCCGGGTGAAGATCACCGAGCTGCTCATGACCGAGGCCCTCGAGCGCAAGCCGGCCGAGTCCGCCGGCCCCGGCGACATCATCGCCGTCGCCGGCATCCCGGACATCACCATCGGCGAGACCCTTGCCGACCCCGAGGACCCGCGCCCGCTGCCGCTCATCACGGTCGACGAGCCGGCCATCTCCATGACGATCGGCACCAACACCAGCCCGATGGTCGGCCGCGTGCGCGGCTCTAAGGTCACCGCCCGGATGGTCAAGGACCGGCTCGACAAGGAGCTCGTCGGCAACGTCTCGCTGCGGATCCTGCCGACCGAGCGCCCCGACACCTGGGAGGTCCAGGGCCGTGGGGAGCTCGCGCTGGCCATCCTCGTCGAGCAGATGCGCCGCGAGGGTTACGAGCTGACCGTCGGCAAGCCGCAGGTCGTCACCCGCGAGGTCGACGGCAAGCTCCACGAGCCCGTCGAGCGCCTGACCATCGACACCCCCGAGGAGCACCTCGGGACGATCACGCAGATCATGGCCGCCCGCAAGGGCCGCATGGAGCAGATGACCAACCACGGCACCGGGTGGATCCGGATGGAGTTCCTCGTCCCCAGCCGCGGCCTCATCGGCTTCCGCACCGAGTTCCTCACCGAGACCCGCGGCACCGGCATCGCCCACCACGTCTTCGAGGACTACGAGCCGTGGCACGGCACGATCACGACCCGCACGAGCGGCTCGCTGGTCTCGGACCGCTCCGGCGTCGTCACCGCCTACGCGATGGTCAACCTCCAGGAGCGCGGCGTCCTCTTCACCGAGCCGACGACCGAGGTCTACGAGGGCATGATCGTCGGCGAGAACTCGCGCGCCGACGACATGGACGTCAACATCACCAAGGAGAAGAAGCTCACCAACGTGCGCGCCTCCTCGTCGGACAACTTCGAGAAGATCGTCCCGCCGCGGGCGCTCAGCCTCGAGCAGTCGCTGGAGTTCTGCCGGGAGGACGAGTGCGTCGAGGTGACGCCGGAGGCGGTGCGCATCCGCAAGGTCGTGCTCGACGCGACCGAGCGCGCCCGCACCGCGTCGCGCGCCCGCTCGGCCGCCAAGGCCTCCGCGCAGTAA
- the argF gene encoding ornithine carbamoyltransferase yields the protein MSLATDPRALGLSGRSFLKELDLTPEQWRGLVDLTLELKAERRERRETPRLTGRSIALIFEKTSTRTRCAFEVAAYDQGAHVTVLDPSGSQIGHKESVADTARVLGRFYDGIEYRGTAQETVETLAQHAGVPVWNGLTDDWHPTQALCDAVTMLEHTTKPAEQVAFAYLGDARFNMGNSLLVLGALMGMDVRIVAPAQLQPRAEVQEQARALAARTGARVTVTDDVAVGVEGVDFVHTDVWVSMGEPKEVWAERIALLTPYRVDRALLEATGNPDVRFLHCLPAYHDLGTQVGRDVHEQFGLTELEVTDEVFESAASLVFDQAENRLHSIKAVLVATLG from the coding sequence GTGAGCCTCGCGACCGACCCCCGCGCCCTCGGCCTGTCCGGCCGCTCCTTCCTCAAGGAGCTCGACCTCACGCCCGAGCAGTGGCGCGGCCTCGTCGACCTCACCCTCGAGCTCAAGGCCGAGCGCCGGGAGCGACGCGAGACGCCGCGGCTCACCGGCCGGTCGATCGCGCTGATCTTCGAGAAGACCTCGACCCGGACCCGCTGCGCGTTCGAGGTCGCGGCCTACGACCAGGGCGCGCACGTCACGGTCCTCGACCCGTCGGGCAGCCAGATCGGCCACAAGGAGTCGGTCGCCGACACGGCCCGCGTCCTCGGCCGGTTCTACGACGGCATCGAGTACCGCGGGACGGCGCAGGAGACCGTCGAGACCCTCGCGCAGCACGCCGGCGTCCCGGTCTGGAACGGCCTCACCGACGACTGGCACCCGACCCAGGCCCTGTGCGACGCGGTGACGATGCTCGAGCACACGACCAAGCCGGCGGAGCAGGTCGCCTTCGCCTACCTCGGCGACGCCCGCTTCAACATGGGCAACTCGCTGCTCGTCCTCGGCGCCCTCATGGGCATGGACGTGCGCATCGTGGCCCCGGCGCAGCTCCAGCCGCGGGCCGAGGTCCAGGAGCAGGCCCGCGCGCTCGCCGCCCGCACCGGCGCCCGGGTCACCGTCACCGACGACGTCGCCGTCGGGGTCGAGGGCGTCGACTTCGTCCACACCGACGTGTGGGTCTCGATGGGGGAGCCGAAGGAGGTGTGGGCCGAGCGGATCGCGCTGCTCACGCCGTACCGGGTCGACCGCGCCCTGCTCGAGGCGACCGGTAACCCGGACGTGCGCTTCCTGCACTGCCTCCCCGCCTACCACGACCTCGGCACGCAGGTCGGTCGCGACGTCCACGAGCAGTTCGGCCTCACCGAGCTCGAGGTCACCGACGAGGTGTTCGAGTCGGCGGCGTCGCTCGTCTTCGACCAGGCCGAGAACCGCCTGCACTCGATCAAGGCCGTCCTCGTCGCGACCCTCGGCTGA
- a CDS encoding serine hydrolase — protein sequence MAERAGLARARARVRSDLAEAGLVAGLLVRDLGTGREADVEADVLTPAASLAKLPLALAVLTRVDDGRLDGARPVEVPAGDPGEVTPGLGRFRHPAVVAVDDLVGLALTISDNAAADALLRLVPPDEVGADLERLGIGPMVLRHPFGDLSDTPLDRLPPHEAHLAHTLAIRGSTPAQGHPIRQLDVARTNVVTARSVADLLERVWTGRGLRPVVAARLREHLRGSVARHRLAPDLASDDARWASKTGTLLNLRHEAGVVEHADGARVVVVALSTSRVPATVQPAAEAALGAAARLLHDLVR from the coding sequence GTGGCTGAGCGCGCCGGCCTCGCGCGGGCGCGGGCCCGGGTGCGGTCGGACCTCGCCGAGGCGGGCCTCGTCGCCGGCCTGCTGGTCCGCGACCTCGGGACCGGCCGCGAGGCCGACGTCGAGGCGGACGTCCTCACGCCGGCGGCGTCGCTGGCCAAGCTGCCCCTGGCCCTCGCCGTCCTCACCCGGGTCGACGACGGTCGCCTCGACGGTGCCCGGCCCGTCGAGGTCCCCGCCGGAGACCCGGGCGAGGTCACGCCCGGGCTGGGTCGCTTCCGCCACCCCGCGGTCGTGGCCGTCGACGACCTCGTCGGTCTCGCCCTCACGATCAGCGACAACGCCGCCGCGGACGCCCTGCTGCGGCTCGTCCCGCCGGACGAGGTCGGCGCCGACCTCGAGCGCCTCGGGATCGGGCCGATGGTGCTGCGCCACCCCTTCGGCGACCTGTCCGACACCCCCCTCGACCGGTTGCCGCCGCACGAGGCGCACCTGGCCCACACCCTCGCCATCCGCGGCAGCACCCCCGCCCAGGGGCACCCGATCCGGCAGCTCGACGTGGCCCGCACCAACGTCGTCACCGCCCGGTCCGTCGCCGACCTGCTCGAGCGGGTCTGGACCGGACGCGGGCTGCGGCCGGTTGTCGCCGCGCGGCTGCGCGAGCACCTGCGAGGTTCCGTCGCCCGGCACCGCCTCGCCCCCGACCTCGCCTCCGACGACGCCCGCTGGGCGTCCAAGACGGGGACCCTGCTCAACCTGCGGCACGAGGCCGGCGTGGTCGAGCACGCCGACGGCGCGCGGGTCGTCGTCGTCGCGCTCAGCACCTCCCGCGTCCCGGCCACCGTGCAGCCCGCCGCCGAGGCGGCGCTCGGCGCCGCGGCGCGGCTGCTGCACGACCTCGTGCGCTGA
- a CDS encoding sigma-70 family RNA polymerase sigma factor: MSAPTVDELATFRPELVAHCYRFLACYAEAEDAVQETMTKAWRHAEGYEGRSSVRTWLYSIATRVCLDMQRAPQRRSLPMDLASPGQVPTDPTTLRRLDDAPWVGPVADAHLPAAADPAEVVGVRDSVRLAFVTALQSLPPRQRAALLLRDVLAFSAQECAELLGTTTVSVNSALVRARRTLGELDALEAGGRDTEVEGAVLARYVEAFEAYDVERLVGLLRDDVVFSMPPFPLWLSGSSSVEQWWRGPGEVCRGSRVLTTAANGSPAAAVYHPVAAGRWEPFALHVLDVTDDGRIAGITHFMDTAVFAEFGLPASLSRGSRRGRP, translated from the coding sequence GTGAGCGCGCCGACGGTCGACGAGCTGGCCACCTTCCGGCCCGAGCTGGTGGCGCACTGCTACCGGTTCCTCGCCTGCTACGCCGAGGCCGAGGACGCCGTGCAGGAGACGATGACCAAGGCCTGGCGGCACGCCGAGGGCTACGAGGGTCGGTCGTCGGTGCGCACCTGGCTCTACTCGATCGCGACCCGGGTCTGCCTCGACATGCAGCGCGCGCCGCAGCGCCGGTCGCTGCCGATGGACCTCGCCTCCCCCGGGCAGGTGCCGACCGACCCGACCACGCTGCGACGTCTCGACGACGCCCCGTGGGTCGGGCCGGTCGCGGACGCGCACCTGCCGGCCGCGGCCGACCCGGCGGAGGTGGTGGGCGTGCGTGACTCCGTACGGCTCGCCTTCGTCACCGCGCTCCAGTCCCTGCCGCCGCGGCAGCGGGCGGCCCTGCTGCTGCGCGACGTCCTCGCCTTCTCGGCGCAGGAGTGCGCCGAGCTGCTCGGCACGACCACCGTGTCGGTGAACTCGGCGCTCGTGCGGGCACGCCGGACGCTCGGCGAGCTGGACGCCCTCGAGGCGGGCGGGCGCGACACCGAGGTCGAGGGCGCCGTCCTCGCGCGCTACGTCGAGGCCTTCGAGGCGTACGACGTCGAGCGGCTCGTCGGGCTGCTGCGCGACGACGTCGTCTTCAGCATGCCGCCGTTCCCGCTGTGGCTGTCGGGGTCGTCGTCGGTCGAGCAGTGGTGGCGCGGGCCCGGCGAGGTGTGCCGCGGGTCGCGGGTGCTCACCACGGCCGCCAACGGGTCCCCCGCCGCGGCCGTCTACCACCCGGTCGCGGCGGGGCGGTGGGAACCGTTCGCGCTGCACGTCCTCGACGTCACCGACGACGGACGGATCGCCGGCATCACGCACTTCATGGACACCGCGGTGTTCGCGGAGTTCGGGCTGCCGGCGTCCCTCAGCCGAGGGTCGCGACGAGGACGGCCTTGA
- a CDS encoding DUF389 domain-containing protein, whose translation MVQLRLSVPPALRDTVLPLLYDDPAVRNVVVLRDAARDPDGDAVLADVARERAGGLLAHLDELGLARSGAVSLQELTAAPYAGAVAAERAAPGSPEDGVIWRVVEDQAQAAVRPGWGFHAFLWLAVALAAVAVVTDSSILVVGAMVVGPEFSLVAAACVGLALRRPRLAARAAVVLVTGFALAVAVVTVLALLARVGGWVTVDDVLAPRPLTGFIWRPDRWSLVVALLAGIAGVLSTTSGRASALVGVFISVTTVPAAGNLALGLAVWSPAEMGGSLAQLGLNLAGMVVAGTATLLGQRAYWSAMSSRRTARLPR comes from the coding sequence ATGGTCCAGCTGCGCCTCAGCGTGCCGCCGGCGCTGCGGGACACCGTCCTGCCGCTGCTGTACGACGACCCGGCCGTGCGCAACGTCGTCGTGCTCCGCGACGCCGCCCGCGACCCGGACGGCGACGCCGTGCTCGCCGACGTCGCCCGGGAGCGCGCCGGCGGGCTGCTCGCCCACCTCGACGAGCTGGGCCTGGCGCGGTCCGGCGCGGTGAGCCTCCAGGAGCTCACCGCGGCTCCGTACGCCGGCGCGGTGGCGGCCGAGCGCGCGGCGCCGGGCAGCCCGGAGGACGGGGTGATCTGGCGGGTCGTCGAGGACCAGGCGCAGGCCGCCGTCCGGCCGGGGTGGGGCTTCCACGCCTTCCTGTGGCTCGCGGTCGCGCTCGCGGCGGTCGCGGTCGTCACCGACTCCAGCATCCTCGTCGTCGGTGCCATGGTCGTCGGGCCGGAGTTCTCCCTCGTGGCCGCGGCGTGCGTGGGCCTGGCGCTGCGCCGGCCGCGGTTGGCCGCGCGCGCCGCGGTCGTGCTCGTCACCGGTTTCGCGCTCGCCGTCGCGGTGGTGACCGTCCTCGCCCTTCTGGCGCGGGTCGGCGGCTGGGTCACCGTCGACGACGTGCTCGCGCCGCGACCGCTGACCGGGTTCATCTGGCGCCCGGACCGGTGGTCGCTCGTCGTGGCGCTCCTCGCGGGGATCGCGGGGGTGCTGTCGACGACGTCGGGTCGGGCCTCGGCGCTCGTCGGCGTCTTCATCTCGGTGACGACCGTGCCGGCCGCGGGCAACCTCGCGCTCGGGCTGGCCGTGTGGTCACCCGCGGAGATGGGCGGGTCGCTGGCCCAGCTCGGGCTCAACCTCGCCGGGATGGTCGTGGCCGGGACCGCGACGCTGCTGGGGCAACGGGCCTACTGGTCGGCGATGAGTTCCCGGCGGACGGCGCGTCTACCTCGGTGA
- a CDS encoding (deoxy)nucleoside triphosphate pyrophosphohydrolase, producing MPPILPASDPGRTEGEANRSTTRLVVGAALVDDLARPTTVLAARRTEPPALAGGWELPGGKVEPGEEPRAALRRELREELGVEVGLGAPLPGPLPDGAWPLGERYRMLVWLAVVTQGEPAPLEDHDALRVLTADRLEDVAWLPADLPVVRALREVVGGAPKP from the coding sequence ATGCCCCCCATCCTCCCGGCGAGCGACCCGGGCCGCACCGAAGGTGAGGCAAACCGAAGCACCACCCGCCTCGTCGTCGGGGCCGCCCTCGTCGACGACCTCGCGCGCCCCACCACGGTGCTGGCGGCCCGCCGTACGGAGCCCCCGGCGCTCGCCGGCGGGTGGGAGCTGCCGGGGGGCAAGGTCGAGCCGGGGGAGGAGCCGCGCGCGGCGCTGCGCCGCGAGCTGCGCGAGGAGCTCGGGGTCGAGGTCGGGCTCGGCGCCCCGCTGCCCGGGCCGCTGCCCGACGGCGCCTGGCCGCTGGGGGAGCGCTACCGGATGCTCGTCTGGCTGGCCGTCGTCACGCAGGGCGAGCCGGCCCCCCTGGAGGACCACGACGCGCTGCGCGTCCTCACCGCCGACCGGCTCGAGGACGTCGCCTGGCTGCCCGCCGACCTGCCCGTCGTGCGGGCGCTGCGCGAGGTGGTCGGCGGCGCCCCGAAACCCTGA
- a CDS encoding GNAT family N-acetyltransferase — MLIRDATDADWPAIHPFFSAIVAAGESYAFPAGLGLEEGRGWWMETPPGRTVVAVDGDTVLGSAKTGPNRPGRGAHVATASFMVDPVHAGRGVGRALGEHVVEWARASGYRAIQFNAVVETNEPAVRLWRSLGFRVVGTVPGAFDHPRHGYVGLHVMVLDLTT; from the coding sequence GTGCTGATCCGCGACGCGACCGACGCCGACTGGCCGGCGATCCACCCGTTCTTCTCCGCCATCGTCGCGGCGGGGGAGTCCTACGCCTTCCCCGCCGGCCTCGGGCTCGAGGAGGGGCGCGGCTGGTGGATGGAGACCCCACCGGGGCGGACCGTCGTCGCGGTCGACGGCGACACGGTCCTCGGCAGCGCCAAGACGGGCCCGAACCGGCCGGGTCGCGGGGCCCACGTCGCGACGGCGAGCTTCATGGTCGACCCGGTCCACGCCGGCCGTGGCGTCGGCCGTGCCCTCGGCGAGCACGTCGTCGAGTGGGCCCGAGCGAGCGGCTACCGCGCGATCCAGTTCAACGCCGTCGTGGAGACCAACGAGCCGGCCGTGCGGCTGTGGCGCTCGCTCGGCTTCCGCGTCGTCGGCACGGTCCCCGGCGCCTTCGACCACCCCCGGCACGGGTACGTCGGCCTGCACGTCATGGTCCTCGACCTCACGACCTGA
- a CDS encoding 4a-hydroxytetrahydrobiopterin dehydratase, protein MARILTQEEVTRQLADLTGWRQEGTSLVATYTSPDFPAAVRLVDDVAEVAEQMQHHPDIDIRWTSTTWVLSTHSEGGLTQLDVELAHRVAEAARAGGAVVEAAS, encoded by the coding sequence ATGGCACGCATCCTCACCCAGGAGGAGGTCACGCGACAGCTCGCGGACCTCACCGGCTGGCGCCAGGAGGGCACGTCCCTCGTGGCCACGTACACCTCCCCGGACTTCCCGGCGGCGGTCCGCCTCGTCGACGATGTCGCCGAGGTGGCCGAGCAGATGCAGCACCACCCCGACATCGACATCCGCTGGACGTCGACGACGTGGGTGCTCAGCACCCACTCCGAGGGCGGCCTGACCCAGCTCGACGTCGAGCTCGCCCACCGGGTCGCCGAGGCCGCGCGGGCCGGCGGAGCCGTCGTCGAGGCGGCGTCGTGA
- a CDS encoding dihydrofolate reductase family protein, with product MSRTVLAHQFSSLDGVAQSPHLFQFGAFGAEEGAAMETALAGVTDVVIGRVLWEEWKAFWSSADADDPFGAFINPARKHVVSSTLEAGPDGELDWNSTLVGGDPVEYVRALKESDGGGINVVGGVRTVRSLFLGGVVDRLMVTIHPALAGAGERLFDDSVPVTRLRLLEGAVTPAGNALMTYARYEG from the coding sequence ATGAGCCGCACCGTCCTCGCCCACCAGTTCAGCAGCCTGGACGGGGTCGCCCAGTCCCCGCACCTGTTCCAGTTCGGCGCCTTCGGCGCCGAGGAGGGCGCGGCCATGGAAACCGCGCTCGCCGGCGTCACCGACGTCGTCATCGGCCGCGTGCTGTGGGAGGAGTGGAAGGCGTTCTGGTCCTCCGCCGACGCCGACGACCCCTTCGGCGCGTTCATCAACCCGGCGCGCAAGCACGTGGTCTCGAGCACCCTCGAGGCCGGGCCCGACGGCGAGCTGGACTGGAACAGCACCCTCGTCGGCGGCGACCCGGTCGAGTACGTCCGGGCGCTCAAGGAGTCCGACGGGGGCGGCATCAACGTCGTCGGTGGGGTGCGCACCGTCCGGTCGCTCTTCCTGGGCGGCGTCGTCGACCGGCTCATGGTCACCATCCACCCGGCCCTCGCCGGGGCCGGCGAGCGCCTGTTCGACGACAGCGTGCCGGTCACCCGGCTGCGGCTGCTCGAGGGCGCCGTCACCCCGGCGGGCAACGCGCTGATGACCTACGCGCGGTACGAGGGGTGA
- a CDS encoding VIT1/CCC1 transporter family protein yields the protein MTETLPTHAAEPHAEAASGRLNWLRAAVLGANDGIVSTAGVIIGVAGATTERGPITTAGVAALVAGALSMAVGEYVSVSTQRDTEQALIAKETRELREFPEEELEELTQMYEAKGLERGLAEQVAQQLTEHDALGAHAEIELNIDPDELTNPWHAAFASMAAFTVGGLVPFLAALLASASLRVPLLLVFVVVALALTGATSARLGGMPPGRQVARNVVGGLLAMVVTYGIGHLVGRAL from the coding sequence GTGACCGAGACCCTGCCCACGCACGCCGCCGAGCCGCACGCGGAGGCCGCGAGCGGCCGGCTCAACTGGCTGCGCGCCGCCGTCCTCGGCGCCAACGACGGCATCGTCTCGACGGCCGGCGTCATCATCGGCGTCGCCGGCGCGACGACCGAACGCGGGCCGATCACCACCGCCGGGGTGGCGGCGCTCGTCGCCGGCGCCCTGTCCATGGCCGTCGGCGAGTACGTCTCGGTGAGCACCCAGCGCGACACCGAGCAGGCCCTCATCGCCAAGGAGACCCGCGAGCTGCGCGAGTTCCCGGAGGAGGAGCTCGAGGAGCTGACGCAGATGTACGAGGCCAAGGGCCTCGAGCGCGGGCTCGCCGAGCAGGTCGCGCAGCAGCTCACCGAGCACGACGCCCTCGGGGCGCACGCGGAGATCGAGCTCAACATCGACCCGGACGAGCTGACCAACCCGTGGCACGCCGCGTTCGCGTCGATGGCCGCCTTCACCGTCGGCGGGCTGGTGCCGTTCCTCGCCGCGCTGCTCGCGTCGGCGAGCCTGCGGGTGCCGCTGCTGCTCGTCTTCGTCGTCGTCGCGCTGGCCCTCACCGGCGCGACGAGCGCGCGGCTCGGCGGCATGCCGCCCGGGCGGCAGGTGGCGCGCAACGTCGTGGGCGGCCTGCTCGCCATGGTCGTCACCTACGGCATCGGGCACCTGGTCGGGCGCGCGCTGTAG
- a CDS encoding helix-turn-helix domain-containing protein, translating to MDLLAACRVLVQVDERGSVTGAAGALGVAQSVASRRLAALERHLGATLLERRSRRSVLSAYGRDLVPTARRLVALADELELDAERARLRPLTVAVPDTCADRDLAAVAAVARGAGLHVELLPAGPADRADLVARQAVRVGLLAVPADGATWRTPLGAAGGRRTGSSPLRLERLRASRSPRGGALAGARLRTTPEDEVPHVRDVLVRAGAAAGLTPGQLPVDRSRTAAVAGVLADGDLLLCSALEADDLGLAWRPFAGLGLARGHRLDGESADDVSALRDAAGAQLAGALGALGALGARRG from the coding sequence GTGGACCTGCTCGCCGCCTGCCGCGTCCTCGTCCAGGTCGACGAGCGGGGCAGCGTGACGGGGGCGGCGGGCGCCCTCGGCGTCGCGCAGTCGGTGGCGAGCCGACGCCTGGCCGCCCTCGAGCGGCACCTCGGCGCGACCCTGCTCGAACGGCGCTCGCGGCGCTCCGTCCTCTCGGCGTACGGCCGCGACCTCGTCCCGACGGCGCGGCGGCTGGTCGCGCTCGCCGACGAGCTCGAGCTCGACGCCGAGCGGGCGCGGCTGCGCCCCCTGACGGTCGCCGTCCCCGACACCTGCGCCGACCGGGACCTCGCGGCGGTCGCGGCGGTGGCCCGGGGCGCGGGCCTGCACGTCGAGCTGCTGCCCGCCGGCCCGGCCGACCGCGCGGACCTCGTGGCGCGGCAGGCGGTCCGGGTCGGCCTGCTCGCGGTCCCCGCCGACGGCGCGACCTGGCGGACGCCGTTGGGGGCCGCGGGAGGACGCCGTACGGGGTCGTCGCCGCTGCGCCTCGAGCGGTTGCGCGCCTCGCGCAGCCCCCGCGGCGGGGCGCTGGCCGGTGCCCGGCTGCGGACCACCCCGGAGGACGAGGTGCCGCACGTGCGCGACGTCCTCGTCCGCGCGGGTGCCGCCGCCGGTCTCACCCCCGGACAGCTGCCGGTCGACCGGAGCCGCACCGCGGCCGTCGCCGGCGTGCTCGCCGACGGGGACCTGCTCCTGTGCTCGGCGCTCGAGGCCGACGACCTCGGACTGGCGTGGCGTCCGTTCGCCGGGCTCGGGCTGGCGCGCGGCCACCGGCTCGATGGGGAGAGCGCCGACGACGTGAGCGCCCTGCGGGACGCCGCCGGCGCGCAGCTCGCCGGGGCTCTCGGGGCTCTCGGGGCTCTCGGGGCGCGCCGTGGCTGA